The following coding sequences are from one Reyranella humidisoli window:
- a CDS encoding CaiB/BaiF CoA transferase family protein, with the protein MNGKPLEGIRVLTLEQFGAGPYGTMFLAELGAEVIKIEAPQGGDPSRQVGPYKLGQDDSEYFQAWNLGKRSVTLDMKSGEGRRQFEALVKGADCVVNNMRGTQPAKLGIDYESLKHLKPSIVCLHISAYGRYNERRDWPGYDFLMQAEAGLMELTGEPDGPPTRVGVSMIDSMSGLTGIVGLLSCLLRARTTGKGCDVDTCLYDVAMHQLTYPGLWYLNEGDVSPRVPRSAHLSLAPVQTFPTKDGWIFIMCMTQKFWLNLCEVMGRADLVADPRFPDPNMRAKNRAAMSAELDVTFRTRTTAEWLASMNGLLPAAPVYRLDQALDSSFARETGMVSSVPHPVKGDLRVLANPLRIDGERLVQSACSPLGADNDSVLGKSS; encoded by the coding sequence ATGAACGGCAAGCCGCTCGAAGGCATCCGCGTCCTCACACTCGAACAGTTCGGCGCCGGTCCCTACGGCACGATGTTCCTGGCCGAACTCGGCGCCGAGGTGATCAAGATCGAGGCGCCACAGGGCGGCGATCCCTCGCGACAGGTCGGGCCGTACAAGCTCGGGCAGGACGACAGCGAGTATTTCCAGGCCTGGAACCTCGGCAAGAGGAGCGTGACCCTCGACATGAAGTCAGGGGAAGGGCGCCGACAGTTCGAGGCGCTGGTGAAGGGCGCCGACTGCGTCGTGAACAACATGCGCGGCACGCAGCCGGCGAAGCTCGGTATCGACTACGAGAGCCTCAAACACCTGAAGCCGTCGATCGTCTGCCTGCACATCTCGGCTTATGGCCGCTACAACGAACGCAGGGATTGGCCCGGCTACGACTTCCTGATGCAGGCCGAGGCCGGGCTGATGGAACTGACCGGCGAGCCCGACGGGCCGCCGACGAGGGTCGGCGTCTCGATGATTGACAGCATGAGCGGTCTCACCGGCATCGTCGGTCTCCTGAGCTGCCTGCTGCGCGCGCGCACGACCGGCAAGGGCTGTGACGTCGATACGTGTCTCTACGACGTCGCGATGCATCAGCTCACCTATCCTGGCCTCTGGTACCTGAACGAGGGCGATGTCTCGCCGCGTGTGCCGCGCAGCGCCCATCTCTCATTGGCGCCGGTCCAGACCTTCCCGACGAAGGATGGCTGGATCTTCATCATGTGCATGACGCAGAAATTCTGGCTGAACCTGTGCGAGGTGATGGGCCGTGCCGACCTCGTGGCCGATCCGCGCTTCCCCGATCCGAATATGCGCGCGAAAAACCGCGCCGCCATGTCGGCCGAACTCGACGTGACGTTCCGCACCCGCACGACGGCGGAATGGCTCGCGTCGATGAACGGGCTGCTGCCCGCCGCACCGGTCTATCGTCTCGACCAGGCGCTCGACAGTTCCTTTGCGCGCGAGACCGGCATGGTCTCGTCCGTGCCGCATCCGGTGAAGGGCGATCTGCGCGTTCTCGCCAATCCCCTGCGCATCGATGGGGAGCGGCTGGTGCAATCTGCGTGCTCACCGCTCGGCGCCGACAACGACTCAGTATTGGGCAAGTCGTCATGA
- a CDS encoding CaiB/BaiF CoA transferase family protein → MKLQGIKVVDLSWFLPGPYLTTSLADHGAEVIKVEPPGEGDPGRHILPPDARTSVFFRNMGRGKKSVVLDLKSEQGRADLFRLACEADVLVESFRPGVAARFGIGYDAVAAKNPGIVYCSISAFGQDGAYPGRAAHDLALEAMTGVLSLTLGDDGRPAIPGIPVADLVSGLHGLAGVLMALLRRKDTGRGDYIDVSMHESLIASCANVVGTTFAENKAPDVKQQRTTGGSAFYRVYDTSDGRQLVIAGQEMKFIKNLLGALGRPEMAPLCEWPGAHQKPVSDFLEATFKAKPLAHWMEYLATLDICYGPVNTLPEAIADANLQKRGFMVTDNEGRLHFGPVVRFKNEPSSPVYREPLLGEHTDEVLKR, encoded by the coding sequence ATGAAGCTTCAGGGCATCAAGGTCGTCGATCTCTCCTGGTTCCTGCCGGGACCGTATCTCACCACGTCGCTGGCCGACCACGGCGCCGAGGTGATCAAGGTCGAGCCGCCGGGCGAGGGCGATCCCGGTCGCCACATCCTGCCACCCGACGCGCGCACCTCGGTGTTCTTCCGCAACATGGGGCGCGGCAAGAAGAGCGTCGTGCTCGACCTCAAGAGCGAGCAGGGCCGCGCCGATCTGTTCCGCCTGGCCTGCGAGGCCGACGTGCTGGTCGAATCGTTCCGCCCCGGTGTCGCCGCGCGCTTCGGCATCGGCTACGACGCCGTCGCCGCGAAGAACCCGGGCATCGTCTATTGCTCGATCAGCGCCTTCGGCCAGGACGGCGCCTATCCCGGCCGCGCGGCGCACGATCTCGCGCTCGAAGCCATGACTGGCGTGCTGAGCCTGACCCTGGGCGATGACGGCCGGCCGGCGATCCCCGGCATCCCCGTCGCCGATCTCGTCAGTGGTCTCCATGGTCTCGCGGGCGTCCTGATGGCGCTGCTGCGCCGCAAGGACACCGGTCGCGGCGACTATATCGACGTCTCGATGCACGAATCGCTGATAGCCTCCTGCGCCAACGTGGTCGGCACGACCTTCGCCGAGAACAAGGCGCCCGACGTGAAGCAGCAGCGCACGACCGGCGGCTCGGCCTTCTACCGCGTCTACGATACGTCCGACGGCCGCCAGCTCGTGATTGCGGGCCAGGAGATGAAGTTCATCAAGAACCTGCTGGGTGCGCTCGGCAGACCCGAGATGGCCCCTCTCTGCGAATGGCCCGGCGCTCACCAGAAGCCTGTGTCGGATTTCCTCGAAGCGACCTTCAAGGCCAAGCCGCTGGCCCACTGGATGGAGTATCTCGCCACGCTCGACATCTGCTACGGCCCGGTCAACACGCTCCCCGAAGCCATCGCCGACGCCAACCTGCAGAAGCGAGGCTTCATGGTGACGGACAACGAAGGCCGCCTCCACTTCGGCCCCGTCGTCCGCTTCAAGAACGAACCATCGAGCCCCGTCTATCGCGAACCGCTGCTCGGGGAGCATACGGACGAGGTGCTGAAGCGTTAG